The nucleotide window ATTACATCTACAGCAATTTGCGGATCTGACCTCCATCTTTACCAAGGCAATATGCCTCTTCGTCCAGGATACATCATCGGGCATGAGCCAATGGGTATTGTAGAAGAAGTGGGCAAAGGCCCAGGAGTGAAGAATTTGAAAAAAGGAGATCGTGTTGTCATTCCTTTCAACGTTTCATGTGGTGAGTGTTTTTACTGCCAGAACCAAATGGAAAGTCAATGTGATAACACTAATGAATACAAGGATACAGGAGGGTATTTTGGGTACACCGAACAATATGGTAATCACCCCGGAGGACAGGCAGAATATTTAAAAGTGCCTTACGCTGATTTTACATCCTTTGTCGTGCCTGAGTCATGTGAGCTAGAGGATGAGTCGTTATTATTCCTATCGGACGTCATACCAACTGCATGGTGGAGCGTAGAACACGCCGGCGTAAAAAAAGGAGATACAGTAATTGTTCTTGGCAGTGGGCCAATTGGATTGATGACGCAAAAATTTGCCTGGATGAAAGGGGCAAAACGAGTCATTGCTGTTGATCACCTCGACTACAGATTGATGCATGCTAGAAAGACCAATAATGTAGAAATTTTTGATTTTACACAGGAAGATGATCCAGGGAAATTCCTGCAAGACTTGACTGACGGTGGTGCGGACGTAGTAATAGATTGTGTAGGAATGGATGGTAAGAAGTCTGTTGTGGAAAAAGTGGAACAAAAATTGAAGCTTCAGGGTGGTACCCTTTCAGCACTGGAAATTGCCCATACTGCTATAAGGAAATTCGGGACCTTACAAATCACCGGGGTATATGGGTTAAGGTATAATATGTTCCCGCTTGGCCGATTCTTCGAACGCAATATCACAATGAAAATGGGACAGGCTCCAGTTATTCACTACATGCCTAAACTATTCGACATGGTCTCTAACGGTGAATTTGATCCAACTGACATCATCACACATAAAATCCCCCTTGAAGATGCAGCGAAAGGGTATGAGATGTTCAATGACCGAAAAGATGACTGTATCAAGGTAGTTTTAAAGCCTTAAGATACTTGAGTATTGAATCTCCTAAATCAATAAGAATTGGCGACAGTTAATCCATGGAGCCATAAAGAAAGGACCTGGTTTAAGCAATAGCTTTTCCAGGGCCTTTTTTATTATAATAGGTAAAAACGAAAACAGATAGGAGTACTGATTTTGGGGAAGTTGTTTGCTT belongs to Mesobacillus subterraneus and includes:
- a CDS encoding zinc-dependent alcohol dehydrogenase; its protein translation is MKAVTYQGSKDVQVKNVEAPKIEHEQDMIIKITSTAICGSDLHLYQGNMPLRPGYIIGHEPMGIVEEVGKGPGVKNLKKGDRVVIPFNVSCGECFYCQNQMESQCDNTNEYKDTGGYFGYTEQYGNHPGGQAEYLKVPYADFTSFVVPESCELEDESLLFLSDVIPTAWWSVEHAGVKKGDTVIVLGSGPIGLMTQKFAWMKGAKRVIAVDHLDYRLMHARKTNNVEIFDFTQEDDPGKFLQDLTDGGADVVIDCVGMDGKKSVVEKVEQKLKLQGGTLSALEIAHTAIRKFGTLQITGVYGLRYNMFPLGRFFERNITMKMGQAPVIHYMPKLFDMVSNGEFDPTDIITHKIPLEDAAKGYEMFNDRKDDCIKVVLKP